The following coding sequences lie in one Rhizobium rhododendri genomic window:
- a CDS encoding di-heme oxidoredictase family protein: MKDHSGRRIFTVTLLAAALGCSGLPVAADGIDAPAVRTDLTPEQLKRVQAVTRPTTDFSRAETYETMESGAGTSTAAVNDQAFSQPPTTLDPARGLDFHLGNALFRQLWVSSPSSTQAADGLGPLFNARSCQSCHINDGRGHPPETSGRAATMFLRLARPARTAEERQAVADSRVVNFPDATYGTQLQDTAVPGLAGEGQVAVAYTEHSVTLAGGETVSLRQPRYSATDLAYGPLEPDTTLSARVAPAMLGLGLIEAIPDADILAHADPDDRDHDGIAGKAAIVRDNRTGKLALGRFGWKAQNATVRDQSSAALEGDIGISNPDRPNAYGDCTAREPQCLAMPDGVQKRLGPTEAPEAVLDLMTFYSENLAVPARRKPSDPTVLHGKEMFYQSGCIACHTPKFVTRSDAGTEAQSFQLIWPYSDFLLHDMGDGLADGQPVGVASGKDWRTPPLWGIGLTKTVSGHTFFLHDGRARSLTEAILWHGGEATKARDAFATLSKDDRQALITFVESL, encoded by the coding sequence ATGAAAGACCATTCTGGCCGTCGCATTTTCACCGTCACACTGCTGGCTGCTGCGCTTGGCTGCAGCGGATTGCCGGTGGCTGCCGACGGGATTGACGCTCCTGCGGTCCGCACCGACCTGACGCCGGAGCAATTGAAGCGCGTGCAGGCCGTGACCCGCCCGACGACGGACTTCTCCCGGGCAGAGACCTACGAGACGATGGAAAGCGGCGCCGGGACGTCGACTGCTGCCGTCAACGATCAGGCCTTCTCCCAGCCTCCGACCACTCTCGATCCGGCACGCGGGCTCGATTTTCATCTCGGCAATGCGCTGTTCCGCCAGCTCTGGGTCTCCTCGCCGTCATCGACCCAGGCGGCCGATGGCCTCGGGCCGCTGTTCAATGCCCGCTCCTGCCAAAGCTGTCATATCAACGACGGCCGTGGCCACCCGCCGGAGACTTCGGGCAGAGCTGCCACCATGTTCCTCCGGCTGGCTCGGCCAGCAAGAACGGCCGAGGAGCGCCAGGCCGTGGCGGACTCCCGTGTCGTCAACTTTCCCGACGCGACCTATGGCACCCAGCTTCAGGACACGGCAGTGCCCGGGCTTGCCGGCGAGGGCCAGGTCGCTGTCGCCTACACCGAGCATTCTGTCACCCTGGCAGGTGGCGAGACGGTATCGCTGCGACAGCCGCGCTATTCCGCCACCGATCTGGCCTATGGTCCGCTTGAGCCAGATACAACGCTCTCGGCGCGCGTCGCCCCGGCCATGCTCGGGCTCGGGCTGATCGAGGCCATTCCGGATGCCGATATCCTGGCGCATGCCGACCCAGACGACCGCGACCATGATGGCATTGCTGGCAAGGCGGCGATCGTGCGGGACAACAGGACCGGCAAGCTTGCGCTCGGACGCTTCGGCTGGAAGGCGCAGAATGCCACGGTGCGCGACCAGTCCTCGGCTGCCCTCGAAGGCGATATCGGCATATCCAACCCCGACAGGCCGAACGCCTATGGCGATTGCACCGCCCGGGAGCCGCAATGTCTGGCCATGCCGGATGGCGTGCAGAAGCGCCTCGGCCCGACGGAAGCGCCTGAGGCAGTGCTCGATCTCATGACGTTCTATTCCGAGAACCTCGCCGTGCCGGCCCGCCGCAAGCCCAGCGATCCGACCGTGCTGCACGGCAAGGAGATGTTCTATCAGTCCGGCTGCATTGCCTGCCACACGCCGAAATTCGTCACCCGCAGCGATGCCGGCACCGAGGCGCAGTCCTTCCAGCTGATCTGGCCCTATTCCGATTTCCTCCTCCACGACATGGGCGACGGTCTCGCCGATGGTCAACCTGTCGGCGTGGCGAGCGGCAAGGACTGGCGCACGCCTCCGCTGTGGGGCATCGGCCTGACGAAAACCGTCAGCGGCCATACCTTCTTCCTGCACGACGGCCGGGCGCGCAGCCTGACCGAAGCCATACTCTGGCATGGCGGCGAGGCGACAAAAGCGCGCGACGCATTTGCAACCCTGTCGAAAGACGATAGGCAAGCCCTGATCACCTTTGTGGAGTCCCTGTGA
- a CDS encoding imelysin family protein → MTAYALPARAAVDEAAIVKHYADVAHAKYEDSLTLAKALDKAIDALIATPSKKTLDAARAAWIKARVPYSQSEVYRFGNKIVDDWEGDVNSWPLDEGLIDYVDKSYGTESDENALYVANVIANKTIKIDGKDVDASHLTPEFITSLNSAGKVDANVGTGYHAIEFLLWGQDLHGTGPGAGERPATDYDVKNCTGGNCDRRAEYLKSASTKLVADLQTMTDDWAPDGAATKEDEKDPKAGIVAILTGMGSLSYGELAGERMKLGLLLHDPEQEHDCFSDNTYNTYNNDIVGIQSAYTGNYTRIDGTKMKGPSLHELVAEKDKAVDKEMMAKFALTQKAADAMVKRGETVEKYDQMIGEGNAKGNAVVQSVIDGLLDQTKSIQRVIAALDVGTVKLEGSDSLDNPGSVFKK, encoded by the coding sequence ATGACCGCCTACGCACTTCCAGCCCGCGCTGCCGTCGATGAGGCTGCCATCGTCAAGCATTATGCAGACGTCGCCCATGCGAAGTACGAGGATTCGCTGACGCTCGCAAAGGCGCTCGACAAGGCCATCGATGCGCTGATCGCGACGCCGAGCAAGAAGACGCTCGACGCTGCCCGCGCTGCCTGGATCAAGGCCCGCGTTCCCTATTCGCAGTCGGAAGTGTACCGCTTCGGCAACAAGATCGTTGACGACTGGGAAGGCGACGTGAACTCCTGGCCGCTGGACGAAGGTCTGATCGACTATGTCGACAAGTCCTACGGCACAGAAAGCGACGAAAATGCCCTTTATGTCGCAAACGTCATCGCCAACAAGACGATCAAGATCGATGGCAAGGACGTCGACGCGTCGCATCTGACGCCTGAGTTCATCACCTCGCTGAACAGCGCAGGCAAGGTCGACGCGAATGTCGGCACCGGCTACCACGCCATCGAATTTCTGCTGTGGGGCCAGGACCTGCACGGCACCGGCCCGGGTGCCGGCGAACGTCCAGCCACGGACTACGACGTGAAGAACTGCACCGGCGGCAATTGCGATCGCCGCGCCGAGTATCTGAAGTCGGCATCGACCAAGCTGGTTGCCGATCTCCAGACCATGACCGACGACTGGGCGCCCGATGGTGCTGCCACCAAGGAAGACGAGAAGGACCCGAAAGCCGGTATCGTTGCCATCCTGACCGGCATGGGCTCGCTCTCCTATGGCGAGCTGGCTGGCGAACGCATGAAGCTCGGCCTGCTGCTACACGATCCGGAGCAGGAGCATGATTGCTTCTCGGACAATACCTACAACACCTATAACAACGACATCGTCGGCATCCAGTCGGCCTACACCGGCAACTACACGCGCATCGACGGCACCAAGATGAAGGGTCCCTCGCTACACGAGCTGGTGGCCGAGAAGGACAAGGCCGTCGATAAGGAAATGATGGCCAAGTTCGCCCTCACCCAGAAGGCGGCCGATGCCATGGTCAAGCGTGGCGAGACCGTCGAGAAGTACGACCAGATGATCGGCGAAGGCAACGCCAAGGGCAACGCCGTTGTCCAGAGCGTCATCGACGGGTTGCTGGATCAGACCAAGAGCATCCAGCGGGTTATCGCTGCGCTCGACGTCGGGACGGTCAAGCTCGAAGGTTCTGACAGCCTCGACAACCCCGGCTCCGTCTTCAAGAAGTGA
- a CDS encoding HPP family protein, whose amino-acid sequence MHRHLRHFIHRHEPRGHWHGQLKAGIGACVGMLAVGALAIMTGIPLLIAPFGATAVLIFGQPKSPLAQPANVFGGYLIAAAIGSLAMAVAPGLWWTAAIAVGVAIGAMQLLRVTHPPAGAVPLVAFASHLSAGLLFTVVVVGALALIAIAVLHHAIPPRHQYPLRVD is encoded by the coding sequence ATCCATCGCCATTTAAGACACTTCATTCACCGCCACGAGCCCAGGGGCCACTGGCACGGGCAGTTAAAGGCCGGTATCGGCGCCTGCGTCGGCATGCTTGCCGTCGGGGCGTTGGCGATCATGACGGGAATTCCGCTGCTGATCGCACCGTTCGGCGCCACGGCCGTGCTGATATTCGGACAGCCGAAAAGCCCGCTGGCCCAGCCTGCCAATGTGTTCGGCGGCTATCTCATTGCCGCCGCCATCGGCAGCCTCGCCATGGCCGTTGCGCCCGGCCTCTGGTGGACGGCGGCCATCGCTGTGGGCGTAGCGATCGGAGCCATGCAATTGCTGCGCGTTACCCATCCGCCGGCCGGCGCGGTGCCGTTGGTGGCCTTCGCCTCCCACCTTTCGGCGGGTCTGTTATTCACCGTCGTCGTGGTCGGCGCGCTGGCATTGATCGCCATTGCCGTTCTGCATCATGCCATCCCGCCGCGACATCAATATCCGCTGCGGGTGGATTGA
- a CDS encoding RsmB/NOP family class I SAM-dependent RNA methyltransferase, with protein MRLGGRLQGAIEILADIEARKRPVADALKDWGLGHRFAGSGDRAAIGNIVYDALRMRLSHAYLMDDDGPAALAHAVLFRQWGVTPESLASETEGDRFAPEPLSDASVAAFASRSLANAEGYIQGDIPEWTQASFETAFGSDWLAEAKSLAERPTLDLRANALKSSREKAAKALERVGAHPAKIARYGIRIAAGEGASRLPNVTAELSFQKGWFEVQDEGSQIVADLVMPAEGDQVLDYCAGGGGKTLAMAAAMNNKGQVHAYDSDRKRLAPIIERLKRAGTRNVQVHDDKTSLAALVGRFDKVLVDAPCTGTGTWRRRPDTKWRLTQKNLDERIGQQHDALLQASEYVRPGGILIYVTCSVLPEENEAQVQRFTTDNPQFEIIESLSSWTALFGADAQQPRSSDGKTITLTPASTDTDGFFFCRMRRNP; from the coding sequence ATGCGTCTGGGCGGCAGGCTTCAAGGGGCCATTGAGATCCTTGCCGACATCGAGGCCCGCAAGCGACCTGTCGCCGACGCGCTAAAGGACTGGGGATTGGGTCACCGTTTCGCCGGATCGGGCGATCGGGCTGCAATCGGAAATATCGTCTACGACGCACTTCGCATGCGTCTATCCCATGCCTACCTCATGGACGATGACGGCCCTGCCGCTCTTGCCCATGCCGTTTTGTTTCGCCAATGGGGCGTTACGCCCGAAAGCCTGGCGTCAGAGACGGAGGGCGACCGCTTTGCGCCCGAACCGCTGAGCGATGCCTCGGTTGCCGCATTTGCAAGCCGCTCACTCGCCAATGCCGAAGGCTATATCCAGGGCGACATCCCTGAATGGACGCAGGCGTCGTTCGAAACGGCATTTGGTTCCGACTGGCTGGCCGAGGCAAAATCGCTGGCCGAGCGTCCCACGCTCGATCTCCGCGCTAATGCACTCAAGTCTTCCCGGGAAAAGGCTGCCAAGGCGCTGGAACGGGTGGGCGCCCACCCCGCGAAGATCGCCCGATACGGCATCCGAATTGCCGCAGGCGAAGGTGCTTCCCGTCTCCCTAACGTCACGGCTGAGCTTTCGTTCCAAAAAGGTTGGTTCGAAGTCCAGGACGAAGGCTCGCAAATCGTTGCAGATCTGGTCATGCCGGCGGAAGGCGATCAAGTTCTCGACTATTGCGCCGGCGGCGGCGGCAAGACACTCGCAATGGCTGCTGCGATGAACAACAAGGGCCAGGTGCATGCCTACGATTCCGATCGGAAGCGACTAGCGCCCATCATCGAGCGTCTCAAGCGCGCAGGCACCCGCAACGTTCAGGTGCACGACGACAAGACCAGTCTTGCCGCACTCGTCGGTCGCTTCGACAAGGTATTGGTCGACGCTCCCTGCACCGGGACCGGCACTTGGCGGCGTCGGCCGGACACTAAATGGCGATTGACGCAGAAGAACCTCGACGAGCGGATCGGCCAGCAGCACGACGCCCTGTTACAGGCATCTGAATATGTCCGGCCGGGCGGTATTCTTATTTATGTGACCTGCTCGGTACTTCCGGAAGAAAACGAGGCTCAGGTCCAGCGCTTTACCACCGACAATCCACAATTCGAGATCATCGAGTCGCTGAGTTCGTGGACAGCGCTGTTCGGTGCTGACGCACAGCAGCCGCGCTCGTCGGATGGCAAGACGATCACGCTGACGCCGGCCTCCACCGACACAGACGGCTTCTTCTTCTGCCGGATGCGTCGCAATCCGTAA
- a CDS encoding septal ring lytic transglycosylase RlpA family protein, with the protein MNIISRILAITATISACVVINPITASAATGCGGASWYAAHSKTASGERMNASTLTAAHRSLAFGTRIRVTNKNNGKTVVVRVNDRGPFIRGRVLDLSRAAAQDIGMVASGTASICYSVVT; encoded by the coding sequence TTGAATATTATCTCCCGCATTCTAGCGATCACCGCAACTATATCAGCTTGCGTTGTTATCAATCCTATTACAGCATCGGCAGCAACGGGCTGTGGAGGCGCATCCTGGTATGCAGCACATTCCAAGACCGCTTCCGGCGAACGCATGAATGCTTCGACGCTGACCGCTGCCCATCGCTCGCTGGCCTTCGGGACCCGTATCCGCGTTACCAACAAGAACAACGGCAAGACGGTTGTCGTCCGCGTCAACGATCGCGGTCCATTCATCCGCGGACGTGTCCTCGACCTCTCCCGCGCTGCCGCACAGGACATCGGCATGGTTGCTTCAGGCACCGCCAGCATCTGCTATTCGGTCGTCACCTGA
- a CDS encoding SDR family oxidoreductase yields MHTMIFGCGYSGTAIAKSFSGPQNTVVGTTRAEEKRLVLERQGISGLVFDGEKLEPRLLDEMRKTTHLVQSIAPGQAGDPLIRLAGERIATLMPELQWIGYLSTVGVYGDHKGAWIDEDTSIRPVSGRSVERVAAEDGWMSIGDKLGVPTAVLRLSGIYGPGRNAFCNLEKGTARRLVKPGQVFNRIRVEDIGAASRFLADRGIGGIFNVTDDEPAPPQDIVAEAAKLMGIAPPPETPFETAELSPMARSFYGENKRVSNSRLKALGFHFSHPEYRASLAELWSSGRWRG; encoded by the coding sequence ATGCACACAATGATTTTCGGCTGCGGCTATTCCGGCACAGCCATCGCCAAAAGCTTTTCGGGCCCGCAAAACACCGTCGTCGGTACGACGCGCGCCGAGGAAAAGCGCTTGGTCCTTGAACGGCAAGGCATTTCGGGCCTGGTGTTCGACGGCGAAAAGCTGGAACCGCGCCTTCTCGACGAAATGAGGAAGACGACCCACCTCGTGCAGTCGATTGCGCCCGGGCAGGCGGGGGATCCACTGATCCGGCTGGCGGGCGAGCGCATCGCGACGCTGATGCCCGAGCTGCAATGGATCGGCTACCTTTCGACCGTCGGCGTCTATGGTGACCACAAGGGTGCATGGATCGACGAGGATACATCGATAAGGCCCGTGTCCGGCCGATCCGTCGAGCGGGTGGCCGCAGAGGACGGATGGATGTCCATCGGCGACAAACTCGGGGTGCCGACAGCCGTGCTGCGGCTCTCCGGTATCTATGGTCCGGGCCGCAACGCATTCTGTAATCTCGAAAAGGGTACAGCACGCAGGCTCGTGAAACCGGGCCAGGTATTCAATCGCATTCGCGTTGAAGACATCGGCGCCGCCAGCCGTTTCCTCGCAGATCGCGGCATTGGCGGCATCTTCAATGTCACCGACGACGAACCCGCCCCACCGCAGGACATCGTGGCGGAAGCGGCAAAGCTCATGGGCATTGCCCCGCCGCCGGAAACACCGTTCGAGACGGCCGAACTATCCCCCATGGCGAGATCCTTCTATGGGGAGAACAAGCGTGTATCGAATAGCCGGCTGAAGGCGCTGGGCTTCCACTTCAGCCATCCCGAGTACCGCGCATCGCTTGCCGAACTCTGGTCATCCGGTCGCTGGCGCGGCTGA
- the queG gene encoding tRNA epoxyqueuosine(34) reductase QueG, with protein sequence MPEATENPPTRPDKAAARSRSLKTFLQEEALRLGFDLCRITGPHSIQEAGPRLGIYLDEGFHGTMDWMAETRERRASPAALWSDVRSVVVFGLNYGPDEDPRGILGKPDKAAISVYARNRDYHDVIKGRLKEIATRFAARSKEDVKVFVDTAPVMEKPLAAAAGLGWQGKHTNLVSRTHGSWLFLGSMFTTADLGSDEPESDHCGSCTACLTACPTDAFPAPYQLDARRCISYLTIEHKGLIDRQLRPLIGNRIYGCDDCLAACPWNKFAASASEMKLVAREDLREPSIAFLLGLDDASFRSFFSGSPIKRIGRDRFTRNVLIAAGNSRDGTLIEPCRRLADDSAPIVRGMAAWALGRLMTAGEFALFAAERPDDLDEEVREEWRAARMMSCTQ encoded by the coding sequence ATGCCTGAGGCGACCGAAAATCCGCCGACAAGGCCCGACAAGGCGGCGGCCCGAAGCCGGAGCCTGAAGACATTCCTCCAGGAGGAAGCCCTGCGACTGGGCTTCGATCTCTGTCGGATTACCGGTCCGCACTCCATTCAGGAGGCCGGCCCGCGGCTCGGCATCTACCTCGACGAGGGTTTTCACGGAACGATGGACTGGATGGCGGAGACACGGGAGCGTCGGGCAAGTCCGGCTGCCCTCTGGTCAGACGTACGCTCGGTAGTCGTATTCGGGCTGAACTACGGGCCGGACGAAGATCCACGCGGCATCCTTGGCAAGCCGGACAAGGCTGCGATTTCGGTCTATGCCCGCAACCGCGATTATCACGATGTCATCAAGGGGCGGCTGAAGGAGATTGCCACCCGTTTCGCGGCGCGCTCGAAGGAAGACGTCAAGGTCTTCGTCGACACCGCACCGGTCATGGAAAAGCCGCTGGCGGCAGCAGCCGGGCTGGGCTGGCAGGGAAAACACACCAACCTTGTCAGTCGTACGCATGGCTCCTGGCTGTTTCTAGGGTCGATGTTCACCACGGCAGACCTTGGCAGCGACGAGCCGGAGAGCGATCATTGCGGTTCCTGCACCGCCTGTCTTACGGCTTGCCCCACCGATGCCTTTCCAGCTCCCTACCAACTCGATGCGCGCCGCTGCATTTCCTACCTAACGATCGAGCACAAGGGGCTGATCGACAGACAACTGCGGCCGCTCATCGGCAACCGCATCTACGGCTGCGACGATTGCCTTGCCGCCTGCCCCTGGAACAAGTTTGCAGCAAGTGCCTCCGAGATGAAGCTGGTGGCACGGGAGGATCTGCGGGAGCCGTCGATCGCCTTCCTGCTCGGCCTTGACGACGCAAGCTTCCGCAGCTTTTTCAGCGGCTCGCCCATCAAGCGCATCGGCCGCGACAGGTTTACGCGTAACGTTCTGATCGCTGCCGGCAATTCGCGCGACGGGACATTGATCGAGCCATGCCGGCGGCTTGCCGACGACAGCGCGCCCATCGTGCGCGGCATGGCGGCCTGGGCCCTGGGTCGACTGATGACGGCTGGCGAGTTTGCGCTATTTGCGGCAGAAAGGCCGGACGATCTCGACGAAGAGGTGCGCGAGGAGTGGCGCGCTGCAAGGATGATGTCATGCACACAATGA
- a CDS encoding glutathione S-transferase family protein, giving the protein MPTLYHHSMSSASRFVRLILSEYGFHADLIEEQTWEKRHDFLALNPAGTLPVYVDDSMRALCGATVISEYLDETHGVLKRDRRLLAEDPFQRAEIRRLTEWFLLKMEQDVTRPLARERVYKLQMTAAQGGGAPDSKMMRTARANIRQHLKYVTWLAGSRQWLAGERMSYADLAAASSISVLDYMGEIAWAEVPIVKDWYQRLKSRPSFRPLLTERVRGLSPVSHYTDLDF; this is encoded by the coding sequence ATGCCGACTCTCTATCATCATTCCATGTCATCCGCGTCTCGCTTCGTACGACTGATCCTGTCGGAATACGGGTTCCACGCCGATCTGATCGAAGAACAGACCTGGGAAAAGCGTCATGATTTCCTGGCGCTCAACCCGGCCGGGACACTGCCTGTCTATGTCGACGACAGCATGCGGGCATTGTGCGGCGCTACCGTCATTTCGGAATATCTCGACGAGACGCATGGTGTGCTGAAACGCGATCGGCGCCTGCTTGCCGAAGATCCTTTCCAGCGCGCCGAGATCCGCCGGCTGACGGAATGGTTCCTCCTGAAGATGGAGCAGGACGTCACACGGCCTCTCGCGCGCGAACGGGTCTACAAACTGCAGATGACGGCTGCCCAGGGCGGCGGCGCTCCCGATTCGAAGATGATGCGCACCGCCCGCGCCAATATTCGCCAGCATCTGAAATACGTGACCTGGCTTGCCGGTTCGCGCCAATGGCTGGCCGGCGAGCGGATGAGCTACGCCGACCTGGCGGCCGCGTCTTCGATCTCCGTGCTCGATTACATGGGCGAGATCGCCTGGGCCGAGGTGCCGATCGTCAAGGACTGGTACCAGCGCCTGAAATCGCGGCCTTCCTTCAGGCCCCTGCTCACCGAGCGCGTCCGCGGCCTTTCACCGGTCTCCCATTATACCGACCTGGACTTCTAA
- a CDS encoding undecaprenyl-diphosphate phosphatase, with product MDYINAALLGIIEGITEFLPISSTGHLIIAEQWLGARSELFNIVIQAGAILAVTFIYWRRLMDLVLGWRDPRNRSYAAKLIVAFLITAVLGLIVKKLGFELPETVTPIAWALIVGGIWMIFAEWAAARRPQYKSITWYVAILVGIAQIVAGIFPGTSRSGATIFVAMLAGTGNRAAATEFAFLVGIPTMYAASGYELLKTFKDGGAAGEDWGALAIAFIVSTVVAFVAVKWLLSYIQSNRFTVFAVYRIILGAILLGLVAGGIVR from the coding sequence ATGGACTACATCAATGCTGCGCTTCTTGGCATTATAGAGGGTATCACCGAGTTTCTGCCGATCTCGAGCACCGGCCACCTGATCATCGCCGAGCAATGGCTCGGCGCCCGGTCGGAACTTTTCAATATCGTCATCCAGGCTGGCGCCATTCTCGCCGTGACCTTCATCTACTGGCGCCGGTTGATGGATCTGGTGCTCGGCTGGCGGGATCCACGCAACCGATCCTATGCCGCCAAGCTGATCGTCGCGTTCCTGATCACTGCGGTGCTCGGGCTGATCGTCAAGAAGTTAGGCTTCGAATTGCCTGAAACAGTTACGCCAATCGCCTGGGCGCTGATCGTCGGCGGCATCTGGATGATCTTTGCCGAGTGGGCTGCAGCCCGTCGGCCACAATACAAGAGCATCACCTGGTATGTGGCGATCCTCGTCGGCATCGCCCAGATCGTCGCTGGCATCTTTCCCGGCACGTCGCGCTCGGGTGCAACGATCTTCGTTGCCATGCTCGCCGGTACCGGCAATCGTGCCGCCGCGACCGAATTCGCCTTCCTGGTCGGTATTCCGACGATGTATGCGGCCAGTGGCTATGAGTTGCTGAAGACATTCAAGGACGGCGGAGCGGCAGGCGAGGACTGGGGCGCTCTGGCGATTGCCTTCATCGTCTCGACGGTCGTTGCCTTCGTCGCCGTCAAGTGGTTGCTCTCCTATATCCAGAGCAACCGGTTCACGGTGTTTGCCGTGTATCGCATCATTCTCGGCGCGATCCTGCTCGGTCTGGTGGCAGGTGGCATCGTTCGCTGA
- a CDS encoding complex I NDUFA9 subunit family protein, which yields MTLSNLPPLVTVFGGSGFVGRHVVRVLAKRGYRIRVAVRRPDLAGFLLTAGNVGQISAVQANLRYRDSVDRAVEGAQFVVNCVGILSESGRNTFDAVQEFGGRAIAEATRAVGAKLTHISAIGANGGSASSYGRTKGKADAAVLSIVPDSIILRPSIVFGPEDGFFNKFADMSRLAPALPLIGGGKTKFQPVYVEDVAEAVGRAVDGKLTPGTIYELGGPEVLSFRECLETILKVVNRKRPLVSIPFGVASMIGSVASMIPLITPPITPDQVTLLKVDNIVSPEAEAEGRTLAAMGIRPTMLTSVLPSYLVRFRPHGQFSGTGKAA from the coding sequence ATGACACTGTCCAACCTGCCGCCGCTTGTCACCGTGTTCGGAGGGTCCGGTTTCGTCGGGCGGCATGTCGTGCGGGTGTTGGCGAAACGCGGTTATCGCATCCGTGTCGCCGTCAGGCGTCCAGATCTTGCAGGCTTCCTGCTGACTGCCGGCAATGTCGGACAAATTTCTGCCGTACAGGCCAACCTGCGCTATCGCGACTCTGTCGACCGCGCCGTCGAAGGCGCGCAGTTCGTCGTCAACTGCGTAGGCATCCTGTCGGAGAGCGGTCGGAATACGTTCGACGCCGTGCAGGAATTCGGCGGCCGGGCGATTGCCGAGGCCACCCGCGCAGTCGGTGCCAAGCTTACCCATATCTCGGCGATCGGAGCCAACGGCGGTTCAGCCTCTTCTTATGGCCGTACCAAGGGCAAGGCGGATGCCGCAGTGCTGTCGATCGTGCCGGATTCAATCATTCTTCGGCCGTCTATCGTCTTCGGACCGGAGGACGGCTTCTTCAACAAGTTTGCCGATATGTCGCGCCTGGCGCCTGCCCTGCCCCTTATCGGCGGCGGTAAGACGAAGTTTCAGCCGGTCTATGTCGAGGATGTTGCCGAGGCCGTAGGCCGCGCGGTCGATGGCAAGCTGACACCGGGTACGATCTACGAGCTGGGCGGCCCCGAAGTGCTGAGCTTCCGCGAATGTCTCGAGACTATCCTCAAGGTCGTCAACCGCAAGCGGCCGCTGGTGTCGATCCCGTTCGGCGTCGCCTCGATGATCGGCAGCGTCGCCTCGATGATACCGTTGATCACGCCACCGATTACACCAGACCAGGTGACGCTGCTGAAGGTCGACAATATCGTGTCGCCGGAGGCAGAGGCTGAAGGCCGGACATTGGCTGCAATGGGCATCCGCCCGACCATGCTGACCTCGGTGCTCCCCTCCTATCTGGTGCGCTTTCGCCCTCACGGGCAATTCTCCGGAACCGGCAAAGCGGCCTGA